One segment of Pseudomonas sp. FP2196 DNA contains the following:
- a CDS encoding transporter substrate-binding domain-containing protein, with product MKRFCCLWVIGCLWLPLMGRAAPAPPAHVAQLSANEQQWLAQHNELRVGLVLQAPYAQYDRRLQRLSGANVELMKLLAKALNVELNWRNFQDLAQLETAARDGEIDIAPGLTQTPSALRLWQFSDPYMRVPQLVVSDQKAGGVVDLEKLDGQTRVAVRMPSTTADYLRSNYPHLNLQGVPLERQALQLLLSQQASYAVVDEAQLGRLSAEPEFAELVVVGDIGLPQLLRVASRRDWPELAGIVQSALRSIPAKDLERLHNQWLQPKYPRLSESPGFWQNLSLLFAVMLLSCVAIVFWQRRQQHSLEQRLLAAREDIALRAASEEALRLTQFSIDQSTVGILWVNWDSHVRYANRAAENMLGYPSGGLIERPLIDFEPGLHMDRWLNLWKRARASEEGPLSFETSCVRADGSILPADVSLSFLRFRDSEYLVVYLNDVTERRRALAALQESEARLQGIAANVPGLVFRLERAPVTGQIDFAYISEGSESLVGYAPAAIAHRDMGLRSLVHPDDKASYHRTQDQALDTDSDWSWQGRILTRQGEQRWAEIKAITRQLEDGAYVWDGIVWDISESKRIELELAASREQLRELSAHLESVREEEKARIAREVHDELGQMLTVLKLETSMCELAYAQLDPGLHDRLNSMKRLIAQLFQLVRDVATALRPPILDAGIASAIEWQARRFEARTQIPCLVQVPDNLPPLSDAKAIGLFRILQEALTNVMRHAQAHTVELTLALEGDELCLTVSDDGVGFVAAAGRPTSFGLVGMRERVLIMGGRLVLESEPGEGTSLNVWVPVDEV from the coding sequence ATGAAGCGATTTTGCTGCCTGTGGGTTATCGGCTGTTTGTGGCTTCCCTTGATGGGCCGGGCGGCACCTGCGCCACCCGCACACGTTGCGCAGTTGTCAGCGAACGAGCAGCAATGGCTCGCGCAACACAACGAATTGCGCGTTGGTCTGGTGTTGCAGGCGCCGTATGCGCAATACGACCGGCGCTTGCAGCGACTGTCCGGGGCCAACGTCGAGCTGATGAAATTGCTGGCCAAAGCCCTTAATGTCGAATTGAACTGGCGCAATTTTCAGGATCTGGCGCAACTGGAAACGGCTGCGCGCGATGGCGAGATCGACATCGCTCCTGGTCTGACCCAGACACCGAGCGCGCTGCGCCTGTGGCAGTTTTCCGATCCGTACATGCGCGTGCCGCAACTGGTGGTCAGCGACCAGAAGGCCGGGGGGGTGGTGGATCTGGAAAAACTCGATGGCCAGACCCGCGTCGCCGTGCGTATGCCGAGCACCACCGCCGACTATCTGCGTAGCAATTATCCACACCTGAATCTGCAAGGCGTGCCGCTGGAACGTCAAGCGCTGCAATTGTTGCTGAGTCAGCAGGCGTCTTACGCGGTGGTTGATGAGGCGCAGCTCGGGCGGTTGTCGGCAGAACCGGAGTTCGCTGAGCTGGTAGTGGTCGGCGATATCGGCCTGCCGCAATTGTTGCGAGTCGCTTCGCGCCGGGACTGGCCTGAGCTGGCCGGCATCGTCCAGAGCGCGCTGCGCTCGATCCCGGCCAAGGATCTCGAGCGCCTGCACAATCAATGGCTGCAACCCAAATATCCACGGTTGTCGGAATCGCCGGGGTTCTGGCAGAACCTCAGTCTGTTGTTCGCGGTCATGCTGCTCAGTTGCGTGGCGATCGTGTTCTGGCAGCGGCGCCAGCAGCACAGCCTCGAACAACGCCTGCTCGCCGCGCGTGAAGACATTGCCTTGCGCGCCGCCAGCGAAGAAGCGCTGCGCCTGACGCAGTTTTCCATCGATCAAAGCACCGTCGGCATCCTTTGGGTCAACTGGGACAGCCATGTGCGCTACGCCAACCGGGCGGCGGAAAACATGCTCGGCTACCCCTCGGGTGGGCTGATCGAACGACCGCTGATTGATTTCGAACCGGGTCTGCACATGGACCGCTGGCTCAATCTGTGGAAGCGCGCGCGTGCCAGTGAAGAAGGGCCGCTGAGTTTTGAGACAAGCTGTGTGCGCGCCGATGGAAGTATTTTGCCTGCGGATGTATCGCTGAGTTTCCTGCGTTTTCGCGACAGCGAGTATCTGGTGGTCTATCTCAACGACGTCACCGAGCGCCGTCGCGCACTCGCGGCGTTGCAGGAAAGTGAAGCGCGCCTGCAAGGCATCGCCGCCAATGTGCCGGGCCTGGTGTTCCGCCTGGAGCGCGCACCGGTGACTGGGCAGATCGACTTTGCCTACATCAGCGAGGGCAGCGAAAGTCTGGTCGGCTACGCGCCGGCCGCTATTGCCCACCGCGACATGGGGCTGCGCAGTCTGGTGCACCCGGATGACAAGGCCAGTTATCACCGCACCCAGGATCAGGCGCTGGACACCGATAGCGACTGGTCGTGGCAGGGGCGAATCCTCACGCGACAGGGCGAGCAGCGCTGGGCCGAGATCAAGGCGATCACCCGGCAGCTTGAGGATGGCGCTTATGTCTGGGACGGCATCGTCTGGGACATTAGCGAGAGCAAACGCATCGAGCTGGAACTGGCGGCATCGCGCGAGCAACTGCGCGAGCTGTCGGCACACCTTGAGAGCGTGCGCGAAGAAGAGAAAGCGCGGATTGCCCGGGAAGTACACGATGAGTTGGGGCAGATGCTGACCGTGCTGAAACTGGAGACGTCGATGTGCGAATTGGCCTACGCGCAACTCGACCCCGGCCTGCACGACAGGTTGAACAGCATGAAGCGCCTGATCGCCCAGTTGTTCCAGTTGGTGCGTGATGTAGCGACCGCATTGCGGCCGCCGATTCTCGATGCGGGGATTGCTTCAGCGATTGAGTGGCAGGCCCGGCGGTTCGAGGCGCGCACGCAAATTCCGTGTCTGGTGCAGGTGCCGGACAATCTGCCGCCGCTCAGCGATGCCAAGGCGATTGGCCTGTTCCGCATCCTGCAGGAGGCGCTGACCAACGTCATGCGTCATGCCCAGGCGCATACTGTGGAACTGACGCTGGCGCTGGAAGGCGATGAATTGTGTCTGACGGTCAGCGATGATGGCGTAGGATTTGTCGCCGCTGCCGGTCGGCCGACTTCGTTTGGCTTGGTGGGCATGCGTGAACGGGTGCTGATCATGGGTGGGCGCCTGGTGCTTGAGAGTGAGCCGGGGGAGGGCACCAGTCTGAATGTCTGGGTGCCGGTGGATGAGGTTTGA
- a CDS encoding ABC transporter substrate-binding protein — MLRSLKFTALTLGLMGAASAMAAGPDLTVVSFGGANKAAQVKAFYAPWEAAGNGKIVAGEYNGEMAKVKAMVDTKSVSWDLVEVESPELSRGCDEDMFEQLDPALFGKTEDYVKGAIQPCGVGFFVWSTVLAYNADKLKTAPTSWADFWDTKKFPGKRGLRKGAKYTLEFALMADGVAPKDVYKELASKGGQDRAFKKLDELKPSIQWWEAGAQPPQYLASGDVVMSSAYNGRIAAVQKESNLKVVWNGGIYDFDAWAIPKGLDAKRAEAAKKFIAYSVQPQQQKTYSENIAYGPANTQAVPLLAKDVLKDMPTTPENIANQVQIDVSFWADNGEQLEQRFNSWAAK, encoded by the coding sequence ATGTTGAGATCCCTGAAGTTCACCGCCCTGACCCTGGGCCTGATGGGGGCGGCCAGCGCAATGGCCGCTGGCCCGGATTTGACCGTGGTGTCGTTTGGCGGGGCGAACAAGGCAGCGCAAGTCAAAGCCTTCTATGCACCGTGGGAAGCGGCGGGTAACGGCAAGATTGTTGCCGGCGAGTACAACGGCGAAATGGCCAAGGTCAAAGCCATGGTCGACACCAAGAGCGTGTCGTGGGATCTGGTGGAAGTTGAATCGCCAGAACTGTCCCGTGGCTGCGACGAAGACATGTTCGAACAACTCGATCCGGCACTGTTCGGCAAGACTGAAGACTACGTCAAAGGCGCGATTCAGCCATGCGGCGTGGGCTTCTTCGTTTGGTCGACCGTGCTTGCGTACAACGCTGACAAGCTGAAAACCGCACCGACCAGCTGGGCCGATTTCTGGGACACCAAGAAATTCCCGGGCAAACGTGGCCTGCGCAAAGGCGCCAAGTACACCCTCGAATTCGCTCTGATGGCCGATGGTGTGGCGCCGAAAGACGTCTACAAAGAGCTGGCGAGCAAGGGTGGTCAGGATCGTGCGTTCAAGAAACTCGACGAGCTGAAGCCAAGCATTCAGTGGTGGGAAGCCGGCGCGCAACCGCCGCAATACCTTGCCTCCGGTGACGTGGTCATGAGCTCGGCCTACAACGGCCGTATCGCTGCCGTGCAGAAAGAATCCAACCTGAAAGTGGTGTGGAACGGCGGCATCTACGACTTCGACGCATGGGCTATCCCGAAAGGTCTGGACGCCAAGCGTGCCGAAGCGGCGAAGAAATTCATCGCTTACTCGGTACAACCGCAGCAGCAGAAGACCTACTCGGAAAACATCGCCTACGGCCCGGCCAACACTCAGGCTGTGCCGCTGCTCGCCAAGGATGTCCTGAAGGACATGCCGACCACCCCGGAAAACATCGCCAACCAGGTGCAGATCGACGTCAGCTTCTGGGCTGACAACGGCGAGCAACTGGAGCAGCGCTTCAACTCCTGGGCGGCGAAATAA
- a CDS encoding ABC transporter ATP-binding protein, which translates to MSQVDTNAGASDVLVSFRGVQKSYDGENLIVKDLNLDIRKGEFLTLLGPSGSGKTTSLMMLAGFETPTAGEILLAGRAINNVPPHKRDIGMVFQNYALFPHMTVAENLGFPLTVRGLNKSDVSDKVKKVLSMVQLDAFASRYPAQLSGGQQQRVALARALVFEPQLVLMDEPLGALDKQLREHMQMEIKHLHQRLGVTVVYVTHDQGEALTMSDRVAVFHQGEIQQIAPPRTLYEEPKNTFVANFIGENNRLNGRLLSQSGERCVVELGRGEKVEALAVNVGQTGEPVTLSIRPERVSLNGSSDQCVNRFSGRVAEFIYLGDHVRVRLEVCGKTDFFVKQPIAELDPGLAVGDVVPLGWQVEHVRALDPLLEAH; encoded by the coding sequence ATGAGCCAGGTCGATACAAACGCAGGGGCCAGTGATGTGCTGGTCAGCTTTCGTGGAGTGCAGAAGAGCTACGACGGCGAGAACCTGATCGTCAAAGACCTCAACCTGGACATTCGCAAAGGCGAATTTCTCACCCTGCTCGGGCCGTCCGGTTCCGGCAAGACCACCAGCCTGATGATGCTCGCCGGATTCGAAACGCCGACCGCCGGCGAAATCCTCCTGGCCGGGCGCGCGATCAACAACGTGCCACCGCACAAGCGCGACATTGGCATGGTGTTCCAGAACTACGCGCTGTTCCCGCACATGACGGTCGCGGAAAACCTCGGGTTCCCGCTGACCGTGCGTGGCCTGAACAAGAGCGACGTCAGCGACAAGGTCAAGAAAGTCCTGAGCATGGTTCAGCTCGACGCGTTCGCTTCGCGTTACCCGGCGCAGTTGTCCGGTGGTCAGCAACAGCGTGTGGCCCTGGCCCGTGCGTTGGTGTTCGAGCCGCAACTGGTGCTGATGGACGAACCCCTTGGCGCCCTCGACAAGCAACTGCGTGAACACATGCAGATGGAGATCAAACACCTGCACCAGCGTCTCGGCGTGACCGTGGTCTACGTGACTCACGATCAGGGTGAAGCGCTGACCATGTCCGATCGCGTCGCCGTGTTCCATCAAGGCGAAATTCAGCAGATCGCGCCGCCGCGCACGCTTTACGAAGAGCCGAAGAACACCTTCGTCGCCAACTTCATCGGCGAGAACAATCGCCTCAACGGACGTTTGCTCAGCCAGAGCGGTGAGCGTTGTGTGGTCGAGTTGGGCCGTGGCGAGAAGGTCGAGGCACTGGCGGTCAACGTCGGCCAGACCGGCGAGCCAGTGACCCTGTCGATTCGCCCTGAGCGGGTCAGCCTCAATGGCTCCAGCGACCAATGCGTCAACCGCTTCTCAGGGAGGGTGGCGGAATTCATCTATCTGGGCGACCACGTCCGGGTGCGCCTGGAAGTCTGCGGCAAGACCGACTTCTTCGTGAAACAACCGATTGCGGAGCTCGATCCCGGGCTTGCGGTCGGTGACGTGGTTCCGCTTGGCTGGCAGGTCGAGCACGTTCGAGCGCTCGACCCACTTCTAGAGGCGCATTAA
- a CDS encoding ABC transporter permease, with the protein MAIAVPLNEGTSPTLKQKLKRAERVNRWKAQALIAPLVLFLLLVFLVPIVALLYKSVGNPEVVGGMPRTVTAIASWDGRGLPAEPVYKAAGEDLAEARKNQTLGDLSKRLNMELAGYRSLLTKTARALPFASEPASYKEALEALDERWGDPAYWQAVKRNTSSITPYYLLAAVDHRIDDLGEIAPATPDQAIYLDIFARTFWMGLVITVICLLLAYPLAYLLANLPSRQSNLLMILVLLPFWTSILVRVAAWIVLLQSGGLINSALLAMGIIDKPLELVFNRTGVYISMVHILLPFMILPIYSVMKGISPTYMRAAISLGCHPFASFWRVYFPQTYAGVGAGCLLVFILAIGYYITPALLGSPNDQMVSYFVAFYTNTSINWGMATALGGLLLLATVVLYLIYSWLVGASRLRLS; encoded by the coding sequence ATGGCCATCGCCGTTCCCCTGAACGAGGGCACCAGCCCCACCTTGAAGCAGAAGCTCAAGCGCGCCGAGCGGGTCAACCGCTGGAAAGCCCAGGCGTTGATTGCGCCGCTGGTGCTGTTTCTGTTGTTGGTGTTTCTGGTGCCGATCGTGGCGCTGCTCTACAAAAGCGTCGGCAACCCCGAAGTGGTCGGCGGCATGCCGCGCACCGTGACGGCCATCGCCAGCTGGGACGGCCGTGGCCTGCCCGCTGAACCGGTGTACAAAGCGGCCGGCGAAGACCTCGCCGAAGCGCGCAAAAACCAGACGCTGGGCGATCTGTCCAAGCGCTTGAACATGGAGTTGGCCGGCTATCGCAGCCTGCTGACCAAAACCGCCCGGGCGCTGCCATTTGCCAGCGAACCGGCCTCTTATAAAGAAGCACTGGAAGCACTCGACGAACGTTGGGGCGATCCGGCCTACTGGCAAGCGGTGAAACGCAACACCAGCAGCATCACGCCGTATTACCTGTTGGCGGCAGTCGATCACCGCATCGACGACCTCGGTGAAATCGCTCCGGCCACCCCGGATCAGGCGATCTACCTCGATATCTTCGCCCGCACCTTCTGGATGGGCCTGGTCATCACCGTGATTTGTCTGCTGCTCGCTTATCCACTGGCTTACCTGCTGGCCAACCTGCCGTCGCGGCAAAGCAACCTGCTGATGATTCTGGTGCTGCTGCCGTTCTGGACGTCGATCCTGGTGCGGGTCGCGGCGTGGATCGTACTGCTGCAATCCGGTGGATTGATCAACAGTGCGCTGCTGGCGATGGGCATCATCGATAAACCGCTGGAATTGGTGTTCAACCGCACCGGCGTGTACATCTCGATGGTGCACATCCTGCTGCCGTTCATGATCCTGCCGATCTACAGCGTGATGAAAGGCATCTCGCCGACCTACATGCGCGCCGCGATCTCGCTGGGCTGCCATCCGTTCGCCAGTTTCTGGCGCGTGTATTTCCCGCAGACCTATGCCGGTGTCGGCGCCGGGTGCCTGTTGGTGTTCATCCTCGCCATCGGCTACTACATCACCCCGGCGTTGCTCGGCAGCCCGAACGATCAGATGGTCAGCTACTTCGTCGCGTTCTACACCAACACCAGCATCAACTGGGGCATGGCCACCGCGCTGGGCGGGCTGTTGCTGCTGGCGACTGTGGTGCTTTATCTGATTTACAGCTGGCTGGTGGGCGCCAGTCGCCTGCGCCTGAGCTAA
- a CDS encoding response regulator transcription factor produces MIRVLVAEDHTIVREGIKQLIGLAKDLQVVGEASNGEQLLETLRHVPCEVVLLDISMPGVNGLEAIPRIRALNNPPAILVLSMHDEAQMAARALKVGAAGYATKDSDPALLLTAIRKVAAGGRYIDPDLADRMVFEVGLTDTRPLHSLLSEREFSVFERLAQGANVNEIAQQLALSSKTISTHKARLMQKLNITSLAELVKYAMEHKLL; encoded by the coding sequence GTGATCCGTGTACTGGTAGCCGAAGACCACACCATCGTCCGTGAAGGCATCAAGCAGTTGATTGGCCTGGCCAAGGATCTGCAAGTGGTGGGAGAGGCGAGCAACGGCGAACAACTGCTCGAAACCCTGCGCCATGTGCCCTGCGAAGTGGTGCTGCTGGACATCTCCATGCCTGGCGTCAACGGTCTGGAAGCGATCCCGAGAATCCGCGCACTGAACAATCCGCCGGCGATTCTGGTGTTGTCGATGCACGACGAGGCACAAATGGCTGCTCGCGCCTTGAAGGTTGGCGCTGCGGGTTATGCGACCAAGGACAGCGACCCGGCGCTGTTGCTGACGGCGATCCGTAAAGTCGCGGCGGGTGGGCGCTACATCGACCCGGATCTGGCCGACCGCATGGTCTTCGAAGTCGGCCTCACCGACACGCGGCCGCTGCACTCATTGTTGTCCGAGCGCGAGTTCTCGGTGTTCGAACGTCTGGCCCAGGGTGCCAACGTCAACGAAATCGCCCAGCAACTGGCCCTGAGCAGCAAGACCATCAGCACCCACAAGGCGCGGCTGATGCAGAAGCTCAACATCACCTCGCTGGCCGAACTGGTGAAATACGCGATGGAACACAAACTCCTCTAA